In one window of Temnothorax longispinosus isolate EJ_2023e chromosome 11, Tlon_JGU_v1, whole genome shotgun sequence DNA:
- the Wdb gene encoding serine/threonine-protein phosphatase 2A 56 kDa regulatory subunit epsilon isoform isoform X2, producing the protein MITPGIRSGVSETPDVNAAEQEELFIKKLRQCCVAFDFMDPMADLKGKEIKRSTLNELVEYITAGRGVLTEPIYPETIKMVSANLFRTLPPSENPDFDPEEDDPTLEASWPHLQLVYEVFLRFLESSDFQPAIGKKVIDQKFVLQLLDLFDSEDPRERDFLKTVLHRIYGKFLGLRAFIRKQINNIFLRFVYETEHFNGVGELLEILGSIINGFALPLKVEHKQFLVKVLLPLHKVKCLSLYHAQLAYCVVQFLEKDATLTEPVVRGLLKFWPKTCSQKEVMFLGEIEEILDVIEPNQFVKIQEPLFRQVARCVSSPHFQVAERALYFWNNEYIMSLIEENNQVIMKIMFPALYKISKEHWNQTIIALVYNVLKTFMEMNSKLFDELTANYKLDRQKEKRKEKERDEMWKKLTELERRNTLERNALAASSNNPVPATNTSMTRTRP; encoded by the exons ATGATAACCCCAGGTATACGCTCTGGGGTCTCCGAGACCCCAG ATGTTAACGCCGCAGAGCAGGAGGAGTTGTTTATCAAAAAGCTACGCCAATGCTGCGTGGCGTTCGACTTCATGGACCCGATGGCTGATCTCAAAGGCAAGGAAATTAAACGGAGTACGCTCAATGAATTGGTGGAATATATCACAGCAGGGCGAGGTGTCCTCACCGAGCCCATCTACCCGGAAACCATTAAGATG GTGTCTGCAAATCTATTCCGTACATTGCCACCTAGTGAAAATCCAGATTTTGATCCAGAAGAAGATGACCCGACCCTGGAGGCGAGTTGGCCCCATCTTCAGTTGGTCTACGAAGTCTTCCTCCGTTTTCTCGAGTCTTCAGATTTCCAGCCTGCTATTGGCAAAAAAGTTATTGACCAAAAATTCGTGTTACAG TTATTGGACTTGTTTGACTCGGAAGACCCCAGGGAAAGAGATTTCCTGAAAACGGTTTTGCATCGTATCTATGGCAAGTTCCTGGGTCTTAGAGCCTTCATACGCAAACAAattaacaacatttttctgag GTTCGTGTACGAAACGGAACATTTCAACGGGGTTGGTGAACTTCTTGAAATTTTGGGTAGCATTATTAACGGATTCGCTCTTCCCTTAAAAGTTGAGCACAAGCAATTTTTGGTTAAG GTGCTGTTACCACTACATAAAGTGAAATGTTTATCGCTCTATCACGCGCAGTTAGCTTATTGTGTGGTgcaatttttggaaaaagacGCGACTTTAACAGAACCAGTTGTACGAGGCCTCCTTAAGTTCTGGCCTAAAACGTGCAGCCAGAAGGAGGTGATGTTCCTCGGTGAAATCGAGGAAATACTGGACGTTATAGAACCTAatcaatttgttaaaatacaaGAACCTTTATTCAGGCAAGTCGCACGTTGCGTGTCTTCACCACACTTTCAG GTTGCGGAGAGAGCATTGTACTTTTGGAATAACGAGTATATAATGTCTCTAATTGAAGAAAACAACCAAGTAATAATGAAGATTATGTTCCCAGCGTTGTACAAAATTAGCAAGGAGCACTGGAACCAGACGATCATAGCTCTTGTTTATAATGTTCTAAAGACATTTATGGAGATGAACAGTAAGCTCTTCGACGAACTTACTGCCAACTATAAGTTGGACAGGCAAAA agagaaaaggaaggaaaaagaaagggaTGAGATGTGGAAGAAACTGACCGAATTAGAACGACGCAACACTCTCGAACGTAATGCTCTTGCAGCTTCCTCCAATAATCCAGTTCCTGCCACTAACACATCTATGACGCGAACTCGTCCCTGA
- the Wdb gene encoding serine/threonine-protein phosphatase 2A 56 kDa regulatory subunit epsilon isoform isoform X4 — protein sequence MITPDVNAAEQEELFIKKLRQCCVAFDFMDPMADLKGKEIKRSTLNELVEYITAGRGVLTEPIYPETIKMVSANLFRTLPPSENPDFDPEEDDPTLEASWPHLQLVYEVFLRFLESSDFQPAIGKKVIDQKFVLQLLDLFDSEDPRERDFLKTVLHRIYGKFLGLRAFIRKQINNIFLRFVYETEHFNGVGELLEILGSIINGFALPLKVEHKQFLVKVLLPLHKVKCLSLYHAQLAYCVVQFLEKDATLTEPVVRGLLKFWPKTCSQKEVMFLGEIEEILDVIEPNQFVKIQEPLFRQVARCVSSPHFQVAERALYFWNNEYIMSLIEENNQVIMKIMFPALYKISKEHWNQTIIALVYNVLKTFMEMNSKLFDELTANYKLDRQKEKRKEKERDEMWKKLTELERRNTLERNALAASSNNPVPATNTSMTRTRP from the exons ATGATAACCCCAG ATGTTAACGCCGCAGAGCAGGAGGAGTTGTTTATCAAAAAGCTACGCCAATGCTGCGTGGCGTTCGACTTCATGGACCCGATGGCTGATCTCAAAGGCAAGGAAATTAAACGGAGTACGCTCAATGAATTGGTGGAATATATCACAGCAGGGCGAGGTGTCCTCACCGAGCCCATCTACCCGGAAACCATTAAGATG GTGTCTGCAAATCTATTCCGTACATTGCCACCTAGTGAAAATCCAGATTTTGATCCAGAAGAAGATGACCCGACCCTGGAGGCGAGTTGGCCCCATCTTCAGTTGGTCTACGAAGTCTTCCTCCGTTTTCTCGAGTCTTCAGATTTCCAGCCTGCTATTGGCAAAAAAGTTATTGACCAAAAATTCGTGTTACAG TTATTGGACTTGTTTGACTCGGAAGACCCCAGGGAAAGAGATTTCCTGAAAACGGTTTTGCATCGTATCTATGGCAAGTTCCTGGGTCTTAGAGCCTTCATACGCAAACAAattaacaacatttttctgag GTTCGTGTACGAAACGGAACATTTCAACGGGGTTGGTGAACTTCTTGAAATTTTGGGTAGCATTATTAACGGATTCGCTCTTCCCTTAAAAGTTGAGCACAAGCAATTTTTGGTTAAG GTGCTGTTACCACTACATAAAGTGAAATGTTTATCGCTCTATCACGCGCAGTTAGCTTATTGTGTGGTgcaatttttggaaaaagacGCGACTTTAACAGAACCAGTTGTACGAGGCCTCCTTAAGTTCTGGCCTAAAACGTGCAGCCAGAAGGAGGTGATGTTCCTCGGTGAAATCGAGGAAATACTGGACGTTATAGAACCTAatcaatttgttaaaatacaaGAACCTTTATTCAGGCAAGTCGCACGTTGCGTGTCTTCACCACACTTTCAG GTTGCGGAGAGAGCATTGTACTTTTGGAATAACGAGTATATAATGTCTCTAATTGAAGAAAACAACCAAGTAATAATGAAGATTATGTTCCCAGCGTTGTACAAAATTAGCAAGGAGCACTGGAACCAGACGATCATAGCTCTTGTTTATAATGTTCTAAAGACATTTATGGAGATGAACAGTAAGCTCTTCGACGAACTTACTGCCAACTATAAGTTGGACAGGCAAAA agagaaaaggaaggaaaaagaaagggaTGAGATGTGGAAGAAACTGACCGAATTAGAACGACGCAACACTCTCGAACGTAATGCTCTTGCAGCTTCCTCCAATAATCCAGTTCCTGCCACTAACACATCTATGACGCGAACTCGTCCCTGA
- the Wdb gene encoding serine/threonine-protein phosphatase 2A 56 kDa regulatory subunit epsilon isoform isoform X3 — MNELFVTKHVNAAEQEELFIKKLRQCCVAFDFMDPMADLKGKEIKRSTLNELVEYITAGRGVLTEPIYPETIKMVSANLFRTLPPSENPDFDPEEDDPTLEASWPHLQLVYEVFLRFLESSDFQPAIGKKVIDQKFVLQLLDLFDSEDPRERDFLKTVLHRIYGKFLGLRAFIRKQINNIFLRFVYETEHFNGVGELLEILGSIINGFALPLKVEHKQFLVKVLLPLHKVKCLSLYHAQLAYCVVQFLEKDATLTEPVVRGLLKFWPKTCSQKEVMFLGEIEEILDVIEPNQFVKIQEPLFRQVARCVSSPHFQVAERALYFWNNEYIMSLIEENNQVIMKIMFPALYKISKEHWNQTIIALVYNVLKTFMEMNSKLFDELTANYKLDRQKEKRKEKERDEMWKKLTELERRNTLERNALAASSNNPVPATNTSMTRTRP; from the exons ATGAATGAATTGTTTGTGACGAAAC ATGTTAACGCCGCAGAGCAGGAGGAGTTGTTTATCAAAAAGCTACGCCAATGCTGCGTGGCGTTCGACTTCATGGACCCGATGGCTGATCTCAAAGGCAAGGAAATTAAACGGAGTACGCTCAATGAATTGGTGGAATATATCACAGCAGGGCGAGGTGTCCTCACCGAGCCCATCTACCCGGAAACCATTAAGATG GTGTCTGCAAATCTATTCCGTACATTGCCACCTAGTGAAAATCCAGATTTTGATCCAGAAGAAGATGACCCGACCCTGGAGGCGAGTTGGCCCCATCTTCAGTTGGTCTACGAAGTCTTCCTCCGTTTTCTCGAGTCTTCAGATTTCCAGCCTGCTATTGGCAAAAAAGTTATTGACCAAAAATTCGTGTTACAG TTATTGGACTTGTTTGACTCGGAAGACCCCAGGGAAAGAGATTTCCTGAAAACGGTTTTGCATCGTATCTATGGCAAGTTCCTGGGTCTTAGAGCCTTCATACGCAAACAAattaacaacatttttctgag GTTCGTGTACGAAACGGAACATTTCAACGGGGTTGGTGAACTTCTTGAAATTTTGGGTAGCATTATTAACGGATTCGCTCTTCCCTTAAAAGTTGAGCACAAGCAATTTTTGGTTAAG GTGCTGTTACCACTACATAAAGTGAAATGTTTATCGCTCTATCACGCGCAGTTAGCTTATTGTGTGGTgcaatttttggaaaaagacGCGACTTTAACAGAACCAGTTGTACGAGGCCTCCTTAAGTTCTGGCCTAAAACGTGCAGCCAGAAGGAGGTGATGTTCCTCGGTGAAATCGAGGAAATACTGGACGTTATAGAACCTAatcaatttgttaaaatacaaGAACCTTTATTCAGGCAAGTCGCACGTTGCGTGTCTTCACCACACTTTCAG GTTGCGGAGAGAGCATTGTACTTTTGGAATAACGAGTATATAATGTCTCTAATTGAAGAAAACAACCAAGTAATAATGAAGATTATGTTCCCAGCGTTGTACAAAATTAGCAAGGAGCACTGGAACCAGACGATCATAGCTCTTGTTTATAATGTTCTAAAGACATTTATGGAGATGAACAGTAAGCTCTTCGACGAACTTACTGCCAACTATAAGTTGGACAGGCAAAA agagaaaaggaaggaaaaagaaagggaTGAGATGTGGAAGAAACTGACCGAATTAGAACGACGCAACACTCTCGAACGTAATGCTCTTGCAGCTTCCTCCAATAATCCAGTTCCTGCCACTAACACATCTATGACGCGAACTCGTCCCTGA
- the Wdb gene encoding serine/threonine-protein phosphatase 2A 56 kDa regulatory subunit epsilon isoform isoform X1, with the protein MSSGAFVDRIDPFAKRSLKKKSKKSQGSSRYRNSQDVELQQLPLLKDVNAAEQEELFIKKLRQCCVAFDFMDPMADLKGKEIKRSTLNELVEYITAGRGVLTEPIYPETIKMVSANLFRTLPPSENPDFDPEEDDPTLEASWPHLQLVYEVFLRFLESSDFQPAIGKKVIDQKFVLQLLDLFDSEDPRERDFLKTVLHRIYGKFLGLRAFIRKQINNIFLRFVYETEHFNGVGELLEILGSIINGFALPLKVEHKQFLVKVLLPLHKVKCLSLYHAQLAYCVVQFLEKDATLTEPVVRGLLKFWPKTCSQKEVMFLGEIEEILDVIEPNQFVKIQEPLFRQVARCVSSPHFQVAERALYFWNNEYIMSLIEENNQVIMKIMFPALYKISKEHWNQTIIALVYNVLKTFMEMNSKLFDELTANYKLDRQKEKRKEKERDEMWKKLTELERRNTLERNALAASSNNPVPATNTSMTRTRP; encoded by the exons ATGTTAACGCCGCAGAGCAGGAGGAGTTGTTTATCAAAAAGCTACGCCAATGCTGCGTGGCGTTCGACTTCATGGACCCGATGGCTGATCTCAAAGGCAAGGAAATTAAACGGAGTACGCTCAATGAATTGGTGGAATATATCACAGCAGGGCGAGGTGTCCTCACCGAGCCCATCTACCCGGAAACCATTAAGATG GTGTCTGCAAATCTATTCCGTACATTGCCACCTAGTGAAAATCCAGATTTTGATCCAGAAGAAGATGACCCGACCCTGGAGGCGAGTTGGCCCCATCTTCAGTTGGTCTACGAAGTCTTCCTCCGTTTTCTCGAGTCTTCAGATTTCCAGCCTGCTATTGGCAAAAAAGTTATTGACCAAAAATTCGTGTTACAG TTATTGGACTTGTTTGACTCGGAAGACCCCAGGGAAAGAGATTTCCTGAAAACGGTTTTGCATCGTATCTATGGCAAGTTCCTGGGTCTTAGAGCCTTCATACGCAAACAAattaacaacatttttctgag GTTCGTGTACGAAACGGAACATTTCAACGGGGTTGGTGAACTTCTTGAAATTTTGGGTAGCATTATTAACGGATTCGCTCTTCCCTTAAAAGTTGAGCACAAGCAATTTTTGGTTAAG GTGCTGTTACCACTACATAAAGTGAAATGTTTATCGCTCTATCACGCGCAGTTAGCTTATTGTGTGGTgcaatttttggaaaaagacGCGACTTTAACAGAACCAGTTGTACGAGGCCTCCTTAAGTTCTGGCCTAAAACGTGCAGCCAGAAGGAGGTGATGTTCCTCGGTGAAATCGAGGAAATACTGGACGTTATAGAACCTAatcaatttgttaaaatacaaGAACCTTTATTCAGGCAAGTCGCACGTTGCGTGTCTTCACCACACTTTCAG GTTGCGGAGAGAGCATTGTACTTTTGGAATAACGAGTATATAATGTCTCTAATTGAAGAAAACAACCAAGTAATAATGAAGATTATGTTCCCAGCGTTGTACAAAATTAGCAAGGAGCACTGGAACCAGACGATCATAGCTCTTGTTTATAATGTTCTAAAGACATTTATGGAGATGAACAGTAAGCTCTTCGACGAACTTACTGCCAACTATAAGTTGGACAGGCAAAA agagaaaaggaaggaaaaagaaagggaTGAGATGTGGAAGAAACTGACCGAATTAGAACGACGCAACACTCTCGAACGTAATGCTCTTGCAGCTTCCTCCAATAATCCAGTTCCTGCCACTAACACATCTATGACGCGAACTCGTCCCTGA
- the LOC139821505 gene encoding protein salvador homolog 1 isoform X1, which yields MLSKKNKDLRTIKEGVVGKYVKKETPPEMPIINVWTTEPNKRQRRRNNHPMMPNSTSISPQPSMVQKFGNLKTTTSAVGLGSHEGKYTPNSSVPNLAQRFASLSVNTGMNDSMFSRTATPVYHPELSPAMSHTYMNQYAGSEYHLDRVQTPQMPYMPFDVDSGYEDYNHSVYRHNAGYSRCYSERSSSRSEQQQDELPLPPGWSVDFTLRGRKYYIDHNTKTTHWSHPLEKEGLPTGWERIESPEYGVYYVNHITRQAQYEHPCYPHEMQAVRVVSPPRHTHFHSHSVLVPANPYLNEEIPHWLYVYSRASIALDRKLRWELFRLPELDCFNAMLTRLYKQELEEVVMRYEEYRSALLCEMEQRLKELNPESGGSNVGAIALRRSLP from the exons ATGCTGTCAAAAAAGAACAAAGATCTGAGAACGATCAAGGAAGGGGTGGTCGGCAAATACGTGAAGAAGGAGACGCCACCCGAGATGCCGA TTATCAACGTGTGGACGACAGAGCCGAACAAGAGGCAGAGACGGCGTAACAATCATCCGATGATGCCGAATTCTACG TCCATTTCTCCGCAACCTAGTATGGTGCAAAAGTTCGGAAATCTGAAAACCACGACCAGCGCCGTCGGTCTGGGCAGCCATGAGGGAAAGTACACGCCAAACAGTTCCGTTCCCAACTTAGCTCAAAG ATTTGCCAGCCTTTCCGTTAATACCGGAATGAACGACAGCATGTTTTCGAGAACCGCGACACCCGTGTACCATCCCGAACTATCGCCCGCAATGTCGCACACTTATATGAATCAATACGCTGGATCCGAGTATCACCTGGACAGGGTCCAGACACCGCAGATGCCTTACATGCCTTTCGACGTCGATTCTGGTTACGAGGACTACAATCACTCCGTTTATCGTCACAATGCCGG CTACAGTAGGTGCTATTCGGAGAGATCGAGTTCTCGGAGTGAACAGCAGCAGGACGAGTTGCCTTTGCCGCCCGGGTGGTCGGTCGACTTCACGCTTCGCGGCCGAAAGTATTACATCGACCACAATACCAAGACCACGCACTGGTCGCATCCGCTCGAGAAGGAAGGTCTGCCAACGGGATGGGAAAGAATCGAGTCTCCCGAATACGGCGTTTATTACGTCAA CCACATCACGCGCCAGGCGCAGTACGAACACCCGTGTTACCCGCACGAGATGCAAGCGGTGCGGGTCGTGTCGCCACCGCGGCACACCCACTTTCACTCTCACAGCGTCCTGGTGCCGGCCAATCCTTATCTCAACGAGGAGATACCGCACTGGCTGTACGTCTACAGCAGAGCCTCGATAGCCTTGGATCGCAAGCTGCGTTGGGAACTGTTCCGCTTGCCCGAGTTGGACTGCTTCAACGCCATGCTCACCAGGCTGTACAAGCAGGAGCTGGAGGAGGTTGTGATGCGTTACGAAGAGTATAG ATCGGCGTTGCTATGCGAGATGGAACAGAGACTGAAGGAATTGAATCCGGAATCTGGCGGGTCCAACGTTGGCGCTATTGCCTTACGGAGATCTCTTccctga
- the LOC139821505 gene encoding protein salvador homolog 1 isoform X2, with protein MVQKFGNLKTTTSAVGLGSHEGKYTPNSSVPNLAQRFASLSVNTGMNDSMFSRTATPVYHPELSPAMSHTYMNQYAGSEYHLDRVQTPQMPYMPFDVDSGYEDYNHSVYRHNAGYSRCYSERSSSRSEQQQDELPLPPGWSVDFTLRGRKYYIDHNTKTTHWSHPLEKEGLPTGWERIESPEYGVYYVNHITRQAQYEHPCYPHEMQAVRVVSPPRHTHFHSHSVLVPANPYLNEEIPHWLYVYSRASIALDRKLRWELFRLPELDCFNAMLTRLYKQELEEVVMRYEEYRSALLCEMEQRLKELNPESGGSNVGAIALRRSLP; from the exons ATGGTGCAAAAGTTCGGAAATCTGAAAACCACGACCAGCGCCGTCGGTCTGGGCAGCCATGAGGGAAAGTACACGCCAAACAGTTCCGTTCCCAACTTAGCTCAAAG ATTTGCCAGCCTTTCCGTTAATACCGGAATGAACGACAGCATGTTTTCGAGAACCGCGACACCCGTGTACCATCCCGAACTATCGCCCGCAATGTCGCACACTTATATGAATCAATACGCTGGATCCGAGTATCACCTGGACAGGGTCCAGACACCGCAGATGCCTTACATGCCTTTCGACGTCGATTCTGGTTACGAGGACTACAATCACTCCGTTTATCGTCACAATGCCGG CTACAGTAGGTGCTATTCGGAGAGATCGAGTTCTCGGAGTGAACAGCAGCAGGACGAGTTGCCTTTGCCGCCCGGGTGGTCGGTCGACTTCACGCTTCGCGGCCGAAAGTATTACATCGACCACAATACCAAGACCACGCACTGGTCGCATCCGCTCGAGAAGGAAGGTCTGCCAACGGGATGGGAAAGAATCGAGTCTCCCGAATACGGCGTTTATTACGTCAA CCACATCACGCGCCAGGCGCAGTACGAACACCCGTGTTACCCGCACGAGATGCAAGCGGTGCGGGTCGTGTCGCCACCGCGGCACACCCACTTTCACTCTCACAGCGTCCTGGTGCCGGCCAATCCTTATCTCAACGAGGAGATACCGCACTGGCTGTACGTCTACAGCAGAGCCTCGATAGCCTTGGATCGCAAGCTGCGTTGGGAACTGTTCCGCTTGCCCGAGTTGGACTGCTTCAACGCCATGCTCACCAGGCTGTACAAGCAGGAGCTGGAGGAGGTTGTGATGCGTTACGAAGAGTATAG ATCGGCGTTGCTATGCGAGATGGAACAGAGACTGAAGGAATTGAATCCGGAATCTGGCGGGTCCAACGTTGGCGCTATTGCCTTACGGAGATCTCTTccctga
- the LOC139821502 gene encoding LOW QUALITY PROTEIN: uncharacterized protein (The sequence of the model RefSeq protein was modified relative to this genomic sequence to represent the inferred CDS: deleted 2 bases in 1 codon), protein MEISKVLATVDSSAQLRQTESEMDSPPSCSLSAGPLSDLGSSGLGGSISSDSVRAHLAMEMQESDIESKSLSQDSFDYSDGMCGENFNTLKKGPGWGDADGKLEVEVVDVAIKPPPEFQDSPSPPDSESSSVPILNYARLMRRRTPRWIDDYAENLVQSMMEEGLAISCRISWPEGRIAPVTTPVSVVARSQQTNPKRMWDLMTPPVCQGAATITITPYNTLNRPNSRCSLASSRLSSSHNSINTTGLGHKADDSSFITSAMSHDVLTTSEISDMYNVPFDSDIYTVPIDVVRPLHDLRTPQRPKRHRHHRKRRRNVSASSQSELEAHIQQARHYCGKSRAITHVIKSQRLLADVCCNEGNPGVGGASGNGGISGGGNGGGAGAGAGGGSGSASGGGKRHSVPGTSGRHSVRASNGHAHNIGEPIHMTLHEVRQYLQTLYSSSSDSSENKIKRDKAPLLGHTPVHLAATPKALSVNNNNRYNSNAHTDSSTDTPVSNKSTSNGLMIHHHNNNNNNHNNNNSNNVKKHKRNAFVGIRHKKARDESHKEKSESEREKMKKSQRNFSLNLKQTLCNIFRFRRLGSPDHFVEKRNSIVQGEIVEEEEGVDSDQHTNNNNTAPSEVEPSAQKLPFFKRALPPLPKSNSQVGVEQAEEALTAMAPKCESPSSVQQQVPPPVVRPEEDAAEDTSMDFAASIEKVKDYGWYWGPISGEAAEKILSNEPDGSFIVRDSSDDHYIFSLSFRLNSCVRHVRIEHDQGNFSFGSCTKFKSHTIVDFIENAVEHSRSGRYLFFLHRRPVLGPMRVQLLHPVSRFKQVQSLQHTCRFVILKMVRRDLIPTLPLPRRLIDYLSTPHYYSEQLAAEQDDRAESPVSSSTGELEKICFTPQGLS, encoded by the exons ATGGAAATATCAAAAGTTCTGGCTACTGTAGAC TCCAGTGCACAGCTGAGGCAAACGGAATCTGAGATGGACTCCCCGCCATCATGTTCGCTAAGCGCTGGGCCTCTCAGTGATCTTGGTAGCAGTGGCCTGGGGGGTTCGATATCCAGCGATTCCGTTAGGGCACATCTTGCGATGGAG ATGCAGGAGAGCGACATAGAGAGCAAGTCTCTATCGCAAGATTCTTTCGATTATTCGGACGGCATGTGCGGCGAGAATTTCAACACCCTGAAGAAGGGCCCGGGCTGGGGTGACGCGGACGGCAAGTTGGAGGTCGAGGTGGTCGATGTAGCGATCAAGCCGCCGCCGGAATTTCAGGACAGTCCGTCGCCGCCAGACTCGGAGTCCTCGTCGGTGCCGATTCTGAACTACGCGCGATTGATGAGACGCCGAACGCCGCGCTGGATCGACGACTACGCCGAGAACCTGGTGCAGTCGATGATGGAGGAGGGGCTAGCGATCTCTTGCCGCATCTCCTGGCCGGAAGGGAGGATCGCGCCAGTTACGACTCCGGTTTCGGTGGTGGCCCGGTCCCAGCAGACCAATCCTAAACGCATGTGGGATCTAATGACGCCACCGGTGTGCCAGGGCGCTGCCACTATCACCATTACTCCGTACAATACGCTGAACCGGCCGAACTCGCGCTGCTCGCTGGCCTCCTCGCGACTGTCCAGCTCGCACAATTCCATCAACACCACCGGGCTCGGCCACAAGGCTGACGACAGCAGCTTCATTACATCCGCGATGTCGCACGATGTGTTGACCACAAGTGAGATTAGCGACATGTACAACGTACCATTTGATTCAGACATTTACACAGTGCCAATCGACGTGGTGCGGCCGCTACACGATCTGCGAACGCCACAGCGGCCTAAACGGCACCGGCATCATCGCAAGAGACGGCGGAACGTTTCTGCGAGTTCGCAGAGCGAGTTGGAAGCGCACATCCAGCAGGCGCGTCATTATTGCGGCAAATCCCGTGCCATCACGCATGTCATTAAGTCGCAGCGTTTGCTGGCCGATGTGTGCTGTAACGAGGGCAATCCTGGTGTCGGTGGCGCAAGCGGTAATGGTGGTATTAGCGGCGGTGGCAACGGCGGTGGTGCCGGCGCCGGCGCCGGCGGCGGTAGTGGTAGTGCTAGTGGTGGCGGTAAACGACACAGCGTGCCGGGTACTTCCGGTCGTCACAGTGTCAGAGCGTCGAACGGACATGCACATAACATCGGCGAGCCGATCCACATGACCCTGCACGAGGTGCGACAGTATCTACAGACGTTGTACTCGAGCTCTAGCGATTCCAGCGAGAATAAGATCAAACGGGACAAGGCTCCTTTGCTGGGCCACACGCCGGTGCATCTCGCCGCGACGCCTAAGGCCCTcagtgtaaataataataatag GTATAACAGTAACGCGCACACGGACTCGTCCACGGACACGCCGGTGTCCAACAAGAGCACTAGTAACGGCCTGATGATCCATCACcacaacaataataataacaatcaTAACAACAATAACTCCAATAATGTAAAGAAGCACAAGAGGAACGCGTTTGTCGGCATCAGGCACAAGAAAGCGCGCGACGAGTCGCACAAAGAGAAGAGCGAGTCCGAGCGggagaagatgaagaagagTCAGCGTAATTTCTCGCTGAATCTCAAGCAGACGCTCTGTAATATCTTCCGATTTCGACGACTGGGTTCCCCGGACCACTTTGTGGAAAAACGGAACAGCATCGTGCAGGGAGAGATTgtcgaggaggaggagggtgTCGACTCCGATCAGCACACGAATAACAACAACACCGCTCCGTCTGAGGTAGAGCCGTCCGCGCAGAAACTGCCGTTCTTCAAGCGCGCTCTGCCACCTCTGCCCAAGAGTAATAGTCAAGTAGGTGTAGAGCAGGCGGAGGAGGCCCTTACGGCAATGGCGCCCAAGTGCGAGTCACCGAGCTCGGTACAGCAGCAAGTTCCGCCGCCTGTCGTGCGACCAGAAGAAGACGCCGCGGAGGACACGAGTATGGATTTTGCAGCTAGTATCGAGAAAGTGAAGgat TACGGATGGTATTGGGGACCTATATCCGGCGAAGCGGCGGAGAAGATACTATCCAACGAACCGGACGGCTCGTTCATTGTGCGGGACAGCAGTGACgatcattacattttttccTTGTCATTCagactcaacagttgtgtgcGACACGTAAGGATAGAACACGATCAGG GTAATTTTAGCTTCGGCAGCTGCACGAAGTTCAAGTCGCACACTATCGTTGACTTTATCGAGAACGCGGTCGAGCACTCGCGCAGCGGTCGCTATCTCTTCTTCCTGCACCGGCGGCCGGTTTTGGGCCCGATGCGGGTACAGCTGCTTCACCCGGTGTCGCGCTTCAAACAGGTACAGAGCCTGCAGCACACGTGCAGGTTCGTCATCCTGAAGATGGTGCGCAGGGACTTGATCCCGACCTTACCGTTACCCCGGCGGCTCATCGACTATCTCAGCACGCCCCATTATTACAGCGAGCAGCTGGCGGCCGAACAGGACGACCGGGCCGAATCGCCGGTCAGCTCGTCGACTGGCGAACTGGAGAAGATCTGCTTCACGCCGCAGGGTCTCTCGTGA